The following coding sequences are from one Streptomyces sp. NBC_01485 window:
- a CDS encoding DUF5304 domain-containing protein has translation MSEERPTPDAAGEPAGTEPVDEEPRVSDADAWATATAEDLAAEKARRRDRHGPPPGSAAEELRRFVDAVGEKLSSIQSPLLGAVAGPAAQQVVRQVVQQAKAAVDPVIERNPDVFDHLAAAGTELLAAYRSAVQTQERRWTTGADDPREDPRRPGRDGGDDTGPGQRIDLD, from the coding sequence ATGAGCGAAGAGCGCCCCACGCCCGACGCCGCCGGGGAGCCCGCCGGGACAGAGCCCGTCGACGAAGAGCCCCGCGTGAGCGATGCCGACGCCTGGGCCACCGCCACCGCCGAGGACCTGGCGGCGGAGAAGGCCCGCCGCCGCGACCGGCACGGCCCGCCCCCGGGCTCGGCCGCCGAGGAACTGCGCAGGTTCGTCGACGCGGTCGGCGAGAAACTGTCGTCGATCCAGTCCCCGCTGCTCGGGGCGGTCGCCGGGCCGGCCGCCCAGCAGGTGGTCCGCCAGGTCGTCCAGCAGGCGAAGGCCGCCGTGGATCCCGTCATCGAGCGCAACCCGGACGTCTTCGACCACCTCGCCGCCGCCGGCACCGAGCTCCTCGCCGCCTACCGCTCCGCCGTCCAGACCCAGGAACGACGCTGGACGACCGGGGCGGACGACCCGCGCGAGGACCCCCGTCGCCCGGGCCGCGACGGCGGCGACGACACCGGTCCCGGCCAGCGCATCGACCTGGACTGA
- a CDS encoding ArsA family ATPase — protein MRTLLITGPGGSGRTTVAAATAHHAAAGGTRTLVLSADRTDTLGAALGTPTGASPVRVTPHLTAWRPDATAGFRDDLTAFQDRATTVLDLLGASRLDPEEVTPLPGAEELTLLRALRDAALSETHDLLVVDLPPVAQALALLALPEELRRYLRRLLPPERQAARALRPMLGRLAGVPMPAEWLYETTARWDLELAAVEAVLADRDTAVRLVAEPGPAGADAVREARLGLALRALPVESLVANRVLPETAADDGWLGRLVTQQRKALGEWGEAARPVSHLGHDPRGADDLAALAVPGVNPDTSPVEWPVADRLAQDGVLVWHLPLPGALRDELDLVRRGDELVVTAGPFRRIVALPSVLRRCTVDGAALRDGELCVRFAPDPGLWPQAR, from the coding sequence ATGCGCACCCTCCTGATCACCGGCCCCGGCGGCAGCGGCCGTACGACAGTCGCGGCCGCCACCGCGCACCACGCGGCCGCCGGAGGCACCCGCACCCTCGTGCTCAGCGCCGACCGCACCGACACCCTCGGCGCGGCACTCGGGACGCCCACCGGGGCGAGCCCCGTCAGGGTCACCCCGCACCTCACCGCCTGGCGCCCCGACGCGACGGCCGGCTTCCGGGACGACCTGACCGCCTTCCAGGACCGCGCCACCACCGTCCTCGACCTGCTCGGCGCCTCCCGGCTCGACCCGGAGGAGGTCACCCCCCTCCCCGGCGCCGAGGAGCTCACCCTCCTGCGCGCACTGCGGGACGCGGCCCTCTCCGAGACGCACGACCTCCTCGTCGTCGACCTGCCGCCCGTCGCACAGGCCCTCGCCCTGCTGGCCCTCCCCGAGGAACTGCGCCGCTACCTGCGCCGCCTGCTCCCGCCGGAACGGCAGGCCGCCCGCGCCCTGCGCCCCATGCTCGGCCGCCTCGCCGGCGTCCCGATGCCCGCCGAGTGGCTGTACGAGACGACCGCCCGCTGGGACCTGGAGCTGGCCGCCGTCGAGGCCGTCCTCGCCGACCGCGACACCGCCGTCCGCCTCGTCGCCGAGCCCGGACCGGCCGGCGCCGACGCCGTCCGCGAGGCCCGCCTCGGCCTCGCCCTGCGCGCCCTGCCCGTCGAGTCCCTCGTCGCCAACCGCGTCCTGCCGGAGACGGCCGCCGACGACGGATGGCTCGGCCGGCTCGTCACCCAGCAGCGCAAGGCCCTGGGGGAGTGGGGCGAGGCCGCGCGCCCCGTCTCCCACCTCGGGCACGACCCCCGCGGCGCCGACGACCTCGCCGCCCTCGCGGTGCCCGGCGTCAACCCGGACACCTCCCCGGTCGAGTGGCCCGTCGCCGACCGGCTCGCGCAGGACGGCGTGCTCGTCTGGCACCTGCCGCTGCCCGGCGCCCTGCGCGACGAGCTGGACCTCGTCCGCCGCGGCGACGAACTCGTCGTCACCGCCGGGCCGTTCCGCCGCATCGTCGCGCTGCCCTCCGTCCTGCGCCGCTGCACCGTCGACGGCGCCGCCCTGCGCGACGGCGAGCTGTGCGTGCGGTTCGCGCCCGATCCCGGGCTGTGGCCGCAGGCCCGATGA
- a CDS encoding SRPBCC family protein, producing the protein MAEHTSSSITIEAAPADVMAVIADFARYPDWTGEVKQAEILETDGQGRAEQVRLVMDAGAIKDDQVLGYTWTGEYEVSWTLVKSQMLRQLDGSYLLKPAGAGATEVTYQLTVDVKIPMLGMIKRKAEKVIIDRALAGLKKRVESGDPGEK; encoded by the coding sequence ATGGCGGAACACACCAGCTCGAGCATCACGATCGAGGCGGCACCGGCCGACGTCATGGCGGTGATCGCCGACTTCGCCCGCTACCCGGACTGGACCGGAGAGGTGAAGCAGGCCGAGATCCTCGAGACGGACGGGCAGGGCCGCGCCGAGCAGGTCCGCCTGGTCATGGACGCCGGCGCCATCAAGGACGACCAGGTCCTCGGCTACACCTGGACCGGCGAGTACGAGGTGTCCTGGACGCTGGTGAAGTCCCAGATGCTGCGCCAGCTCGACGGCTCCTACCTCCTCAAGCCGGCCGGCGCGGGCGCGACCGAGGTCACCTACCAGCTCACGGTGGACGTCAAGATCCCCATGCTGGGCATGATCAAGCGCAAGGCGGAGAAGGTCATCATCGACCGCGCGCTCGCGGGCCTGAAGAAGCGCGTGGAGTCGGGGGATCCCGGGGAGAAGTAG